One stretch of Streptomyces agglomeratus DNA includes these proteins:
- a CDS encoding carboxymuconolactone decarboxylase family protein: MQARMPNPAVVIPEAMPAILSVLKAAKKGGVPEKTLELVHLRASQINGCGVCVDGGVRSARKAGESDERLFAVAAWRETPYFTDAERAALALSEAATRLSDRAEPVPDDIWDEAARHYDEKQLASLVLYIGVTNLFNRLNATTKQVAGAGW; this comes from the coding sequence ATGCAGGCACGGATGCCGAACCCCGCGGTGGTCATCCCCGAGGCCATGCCCGCCATCCTCAGCGTCCTCAAGGCCGCGAAGAAGGGCGGCGTACCGGAGAAGACGCTGGAGCTGGTGCACCTGCGCGCGAGCCAGATCAACGGCTGCGGTGTGTGCGTCGACGGCGGGGTGCGCAGCGCGCGGAAGGCGGGCGAGAGCGACGAGCGCCTCTTCGCGGTGGCGGCCTGGCGGGAGACGCCCTACTTCACCGACGCCGAGCGTGCGGCGCTCGCGCTCTCGGAGGCCGCCACCCGGCTGAGCGACCGCGCGGAGCCGGTGCCGGACGACATCTGGGACGAGGCCGCCAGGCACTACGACGAGAAGCAGCTCGCGAGCCTCGTGCTCTACATCGGCGTGACCAACCTCTTCAACCGCCTGAACGCCACCACGAAGCAGGTGGCGGGGGCCGGCTGGTAG
- a CDS encoding flavin-containing monooxygenase — MADTPHNHPVYVIGGGPGGLAAAAALRDQGVRAVVLEKSDSVGASWRAHYDRLRLHTTRRLSGLPGLPIPRAFGRWVTRDNVVRYLEKYAEFHELEIVTGVEVSRIDRIEAAPGERGGWLLRASGGRELTGSAVVVATGYNHTPYVPEWPGRDTYTGELTHARQYRAPRPYEGKDVLVVGTGNTGAEIAVDLAEGGAARVRLAVRTVPHIVRRSTAGWPAQRTGILVRRLPVRLVDLAGGLVARLSVPDLSAHGLPRPGTGLYSRVKEGAVPVQDVGLISAVKRGAVEPVAAVEALDGGEVVLADGTRIAPEAVIAATGYRRALDGLVGHLGVLDGRGHPVVHGARTPPTAPDLYFTGFTNPISGMFRELAIDAGKIAKTVAKRAAKNAGKKAGKKAGEQPAKRAAKKAAKATAEGAAAGRGAAAG; from the coding sequence ATGGCCGATACCCCACACAACCACCCCGTCTACGTCATAGGCGGCGGACCCGGCGGACTAGCCGCCGCGGCTGCCCTGCGCGACCAGGGCGTACGCGCGGTCGTACTGGAGAAGTCCGACTCCGTCGGGGCGTCCTGGCGGGCGCACTACGACCGGCTGCGCCTGCACACCACCCGGCGCCTGTCGGGCCTGCCGGGACTGCCGATACCGCGAGCGTTCGGGCGGTGGGTGACGCGGGACAACGTGGTCAGGTACCTGGAGAAGTATGCCGAGTTCCACGAACTGGAGATCGTCACGGGGGTCGAGGTCTCCCGTATCGACCGCATCGAGGCCGCACCCGGCGAGAGGGGCGGCTGGCTGCTGCGGGCCTCCGGCGGGCGCGAGCTCACCGGCTCGGCCGTGGTGGTCGCCACCGGCTACAACCACACGCCGTACGTCCCCGAGTGGCCCGGCCGCGACACGTACACCGGCGAGCTGACCCATGCCCGCCAGTACCGCGCCCCGCGCCCGTACGAGGGCAAGGACGTCCTGGTCGTCGGCACCGGGAACACGGGCGCGGAGATAGCGGTGGACCTGGCGGAGGGCGGCGCGGCGCGCGTACGGCTGGCGGTGCGCACCGTCCCGCACATCGTGCGCCGCTCGACGGCCGGCTGGCCCGCGCAGCGCACCGGCATCCTCGTACGCCGCCTGCCGGTCCGGCTGGTGGACCTGGCCGGTGGCCTGGTCGCCCGGCTGTCGGTCCCCGACCTCTCCGCCCACGGCCTGCCGCGCCCCGGTACCGGGCTCTACTCCCGGGTCAAGGAGGGCGCCGTTCCGGTGCAGGACGTGGGGCTGATCAGTGCCGTGAAGCGGGGAGCCGTGGAACCGGTGGCGGCGGTCGAGGCCCTCGACGGGGGCGAGGTCGTACTGGCCGACGGCACCCGCATCGCGCCGGAGGCCGTGATCGCGGCGACCGGCTACCGGCGGGCGCTGGACGGACTGGTGGGCCACCTCGGGGTGCTGGACGGCCGGGGCCACCCAGTGGTGCACGGCGCGCGCACACCGCCGACGGCTCCGGACCTGTACTTCACGGGCTTCACCAACCCCATCAGCGGCATGTTCCGCGAACTGGCCATCGACGCCGGGAAGATCGCGAAGACGGTGGCGAAGAGGGCCGCGAAGAACGCCGGGAAGAAGGCCGGGAAGAAGGCCGGTGAGCAGCCCGCGAAAAGGGCCGCGAAGAAGGCCGCGAAGGCGACCGCCGAGGGGGCCGCGGCCGGTCGCGGGGCCGCCGCCGGCTGA
- a CDS encoding DoxX family membrane protein, with translation MQTIWLGGAEWLAVLRVGLGLWWLESWRHKDKKGWFERGTGIAWAADVAGKHRWPAVKRGFDTVVAPRPKVMAYIVVYAELALGLGLVAGFLTPVALAAGLLLNLLYLVLMIHDWAEQGQNAMMALISLVALFALSWQTWSLDHAIGWLGA, from the coding sequence ATGCAGACCATCTGGCTCGGTGGCGCGGAGTGGCTCGCCGTGCTGCGCGTCGGCCTCGGCCTGTGGTGGCTGGAGAGCTGGCGCCACAAGGACAAGAAGGGCTGGTTCGAGCGCGGTACGGGCATCGCCTGGGCGGCGGACGTCGCCGGGAAGCACCGGTGGCCGGCGGTGAAGCGCGGCTTCGACACCGTGGTCGCGCCCCGGCCCAAGGTGATGGCGTACATCGTCGTGTACGCCGAACTCGCCCTCGGACTCGGCCTGGTCGCCGGATTCCTGACGCCGGTCGCGCTGGCCGCCGGCCTGCTCCTGAACCTCCTCTACCTCGTTCTGATGATCCACGACTGGGCCGAGCAGGGGCAGAACGCCATGATGGCGCTGATATCGCTCGTCGCCCTGTTCGCCCTGTCCTGGCAGACGTGGTCCCTCGACCACGCGATCGGATGGCTCGGGGCATGA
- a CDS encoding Zn-ribbon domain-containing OB-fold protein — MSADVPDIDAFTRPYWDAAADGRLLLRRCRACGRPHHYPREFCPYCWSEDVVWERANGRATLYTWSVVHRNDLPPFGARVPYVAAVVDLAEGPRMMTEVVGCAEADLRIGMELTVTFRREGEGPAVPVFRTARLSGGGQS; from the coding sequence ATGAGCGCCGACGTGCCCGACATCGACGCGTTCACCCGCCCCTACTGGGACGCCGCCGCCGACGGCCGCCTGTTGCTGCGCCGCTGCCGCGCCTGCGGCCGGCCGCACCACTACCCCCGTGAGTTCTGCCCGTACTGCTGGAGCGAGGACGTCGTGTGGGAGCGGGCGAACGGCCGCGCGACGCTCTACACCTGGTCCGTCGTCCACCGCAACGACCTGCCGCCCTTCGGAGCCCGCGTCCCGTATGTCGCCGCCGTCGTGGACCTGGCGGAGGGGCCGCGCATGATGACGGAGGTCGTCGGCTGCGCGGAGGCGGACCTGCGGATCGGGATGGAGCTGACGGTCACCTTCCGGCGCGAGGGCGAAGGGCCGGCGGTTCCCGTCTTCCGTACGGCCCGGCTCTCCGGCGGCGGGCAGAGCTGA
- a CDS encoding pyridoxine/pyridoxamine 5'-phosphate oxidase, translating to MTSFHETLRSLRVWDTTLPAFDPDTAPADPLPLFRQWFVAAARAGQAEPHTMSLATVDPDGLPDVRTLMLHDADERGWHFASHATSTKGRHLAAAPRAALGFYWPVQGRQVRVRGQVSTGTPQEADADLHARSTGALASALVGRQSEVLRSREELARASEAAWARAEAEPDAGSATWTVYVLEPREVEFFQGDERRRHVRLRYRRDGDAWVRELLWP from the coding sequence ATGACCAGCTTCCACGAGACCCTCCGCTCGCTGCGCGTGTGGGACACCACTCTCCCCGCCTTCGACCCGGACACCGCGCCCGCCGATCCGCTGCCCCTCTTCAGGCAGTGGTTCGTGGCGGCGGCCCGTGCCGGACAGGCGGAGCCGCACACCATGTCACTGGCCACCGTCGACCCGGACGGGCTGCCCGACGTGCGGACGCTGATGCTGCACGACGCCGACGAGCGGGGCTGGCACTTCGCGTCGCACGCCACCAGCACCAAGGGCCGCCACCTCGCCGCCGCCCCGCGAGCGGCGCTCGGCTTCTACTGGCCGGTCCAGGGCCGCCAGGTCCGGGTACGGGGGCAGGTCTCCACCGGGACGCCCCAGGAGGCCGACGCCGACCTGCACGCCCGCTCGACGGGGGCGCTGGCGTCGGCGCTGGTGGGGCGGCAGAGCGAGGTGCTGCGCTCGCGGGAGGAGCTGGCGCGGGCGAGCGAGGCGGCCTGGGCGCGGGCAGAGGCCGAACCGGACGCCGGATCGGCGACCTGGACGGTGTACGTCCTCGAACCGCGCGAGGTCGAGTTCTTCCAGGGCGACGAGCGACGCCGGCACGTACGGCTGCGCTACCGGCGGGACGGAGACGCGTGGGTCCGGGAGCTGCTCTGGCCGTGA
- a CDS encoding acetyl-CoA acetyltransferase, translating into MLPRPLRRKVAIVGTALSDCGRVDDATPYALHAQAARRALADSGLDRSLIDGFASAGLGTLAPVEVAEYLGLRPTWVDSTTVGGSTWEVMAAHAADAIAAGHANAVLLVYGSTARADIKAGRRTSNLSFGARGPLQFEVPYGHTLVAKYAMAARRHMHEYGTTLEQLAEVAVQARANAATNPGAMFRDPVTVDDVLSGPMIADPFTKLHCCIRSDGGCAVLMVAREYVPDAAKAPVWVLGSGTAVSHTTMSEWDDFTVSPAAVSGRLAFERAGVRPSDIDLAEIYDAFTYMTLVTLEDLGFCAKGEGGAFVEKGRLLRDGALPVNTDGGGLSACHPGMRGLFLLVEAVRQLRGEAGEGQVRKADGALPELAVASGTGGWFCSSGTVVLGRDG; encoded by the coding sequence ATGCTGCCACGCCCTCTCCGCCGCAAGGTGGCCATCGTCGGCACAGCCCTCTCCGACTGCGGACGCGTCGACGACGCCACCCCCTACGCCCTCCACGCCCAGGCCGCCCGCCGCGCCCTCGCCGACTCCGGGCTCGACCGGTCGCTGATCGACGGCTTCGCGTCCGCCGGCCTCGGCACGCTCGCGCCGGTCGAGGTCGCCGAGTACCTGGGACTGCGGCCCACCTGGGTCGACTCGACCACCGTCGGCGGCTCCACCTGGGAGGTCATGGCCGCCCACGCCGCCGACGCGATCGCGGCCGGCCATGCCAACGCCGTACTGCTGGTGTACGGCTCGACCGCCCGCGCCGACATCAAGGCGGGGCGCCGCACCTCGAACCTCTCGTTCGGCGCGCGCGGCCCCCTCCAGTTCGAAGTCCCGTACGGGCACACGCTCGTCGCGAAGTACGCGATGGCCGCCCGCCGCCACATGCACGAATACGGCACGACCCTGGAGCAGCTCGCCGAGGTCGCCGTCCAGGCGCGGGCGAACGCGGCGACCAACCCCGGAGCGATGTTCCGCGACCCGGTGACCGTGGACGACGTACTGTCCGGGCCAATGATCGCCGACCCCTTCACCAAACTGCACTGCTGCATCCGCAGCGACGGCGGCTGCGCGGTACTGATGGTGGCGCGGGAGTACGTACCCGATGCGGCCAAGGCCCCGGTGTGGGTGCTGGGCTCCGGGACCGCCGTCTCGCACACCACCATGTCCGAGTGGGACGACTTCACGGTCTCCCCGGCGGCCGTCTCGGGGCGCCTGGCCTTCGAGCGGGCGGGCGTGCGCCCCTCGGACATCGACCTCGCGGAGATCTACGACGCCTTCACCTACATGACGCTGGTGACGCTGGAGGACCTCGGGTTCTGCGCGAAGGGCGAGGGCGGCGCTTTCGTCGAGAAGGGCCGGCTGCTGCGCGACGGCGCGCTGCCGGTGAACACCGACGGCGGCGGTCTGTCCGCCTGCCACCCCGGCATGCGAGGGCTGTTCCTGCTGGTGGAAGCGGTACGGCAACTGCGCGGCGAGGCGGGCGAAGGCCAGGTCCGCAAGGCGGACGGCGCGCTGCCGGAGCTGGCGGTGGCGTCGGGGACGGGCGGCTGGTTCTGCTCGTCGGGAACGGTGGTGCTCGGGCGGGACGGGTGA
- a CDS encoding acyl-CoA dehydrogenase family protein: MDATFTVEQDEIRRTLRDLLAKRSGPDEVKAAVRTTAGYDAGLWRQLAEQIGLPGLALPAAYGGAGCGTVELAVACEETGRALLPSPLLATAVLAAPLIAALGTEAQRTALLPPVAEGTLTATLAVPGGGLATALALTGANTGGDWAGGGRSGGVQARRTAADGRDGAWALYGEAAQVLDGHSAGLLLVAARTGGYARGRTSLFLVRADSPGLVRVRQTALDGTRPQARIQLREVKGELLGADEAADVPGALAEAGRTAAVVLAAEAVGAASYALERTVDHVRAREQFGRAIGSFQAVKHRLADVYVQVQAARSAAYYAAWDPATGGLALAQALEALRAAAGEAVQLHGGIGFTWEHDAHLYFKRAAADELLFGPVHRLRDRAARVAGLFGGTEGDEGDEGDMAAEAAGAAGREVTA; this comes from the coding sequence ATGGACGCCACCTTCACCGTGGAGCAGGACGAGATCCGCCGCACGCTGCGCGATCTGCTGGCCAAACGAAGTGGTCCCGACGAGGTGAAGGCGGCCGTACGGACCACCGCCGGATACGACGCCGGCCTCTGGCGGCAGCTCGCCGAACAGATCGGGCTGCCCGGCCTCGCCCTCCCGGCCGCGTACGGAGGAGCCGGCTGCGGCACCGTCGAACTCGCCGTCGCCTGCGAGGAGACCGGCCGCGCGCTCCTGCCGTCGCCGCTGCTCGCCACCGCCGTACTCGCCGCCCCGCTGATCGCCGCGCTCGGTACGGAGGCCCAGCGGACCGCCCTGCTGCCGCCCGTCGCCGAGGGCACGCTGACCGCCACCCTCGCCGTTCCCGGCGGCGGACTCGCCACCGCGCTAGCCCTCACCGGCGCCAACACCGGCGGCGACTGGGCGGGCGGCGGCCGTTCCGGTGGCGTACAGGCCCGGCGTACGGCCGCGGACGGGCGCGACGGCGCCTGGGCGCTGTACGGGGAGGCGGCCCAGGTGCTCGACGGGCACAGCGCCGGCCTGCTGCTCGTCGCGGCCCGCACGGGCGGGTACGCGCGCGGCCGGACGTCACTGTTCCTGGTACGCGCCGACTCGCCCGGGCTGGTGCGCGTACGGCAGACCGCCCTGGACGGGACACGGCCCCAGGCGCGCATCCAACTGCGTGAGGTGAAGGGCGAGTTGCTCGGCGCGGACGAGGCCGCCGATGTGCCCGGCGCGCTGGCGGAGGCCGGGCGTACCGCAGCCGTCGTGCTCGCCGCCGAAGCGGTCGGGGCCGCCTCGTACGCCCTGGAGCGAACGGTCGACCACGTCAGGGCGCGTGAGCAGTTCGGACGGGCGATCGGCTCGTTCCAGGCGGTCAAGCACCGGCTGGCCGACGTCTACGTACAGGTGCAGGCGGCACGCTCGGCGGCCTACTACGCGGCCTGGGACCCGGCGACCGGCGGTCTCGCGCTCGCGCAGGCCCTGGAGGCGCTGCGTGCGGCCGCGGGGGAGGCGGTCCAGCTGCACGGCGGGATCGGGTTCACGTGGGAGCACGACGCGCACCTCTACTTCAAGCGGGCGGCGGCGGACGAGCTGCTGTTCGGCCCGGTCCACCGCCTGCGCGACCGTGCGGCACGGGTCGCGGGGCTGTTCGGCGGTACGGAGGGTGACGAGGGTGACGAGGGTGACATGGCGGCGGAGGCGGCGGGAGCGGCCGGGCGGGAGGTGACGGCCTGA
- a CDS encoding nitroreductase family deazaflavin-dependent oxidoreductase: protein MAPGIRIMQKLSSTRAFARVAPHFVPAVDRAVHRLTRGRVLLSAWMLPGVILTAKGARSGLPRTTPLACMPEEASGGSGGGRGGGKACDSWILIGSNFGRAGHPAWTANLMKHPDARISWRGEGIEVTARLLKGAERAAAWQAVLKFWPPYATYQARVEREIRLFRLEERRSR, encoded by the coding sequence ATGGCACCCGGAATTCGCATCATGCAGAAGCTGTCCTCGACCCGCGCCTTCGCCAGGGTCGCCCCGCACTTCGTGCCCGCCGTGGACCGCGCGGTCCACCGTCTGACCCGGGGCAGGGTGCTGCTGAGTGCCTGGATGCTGCCGGGCGTGATCCTCACGGCGAAGGGGGCGAGGAGCGGCCTGCCCCGCACCACGCCGCTGGCCTGCATGCCGGAGGAGGCGAGCGGCGGCAGCGGTGGTGGCCGGGGCGGCGGCAAGGCGTGCGACAGCTGGATCCTGATCGGCAGCAACTTCGGCCGGGCCGGGCATCCCGCCTGGACGGCCAACCTGATGAAGCACCCGGATGCCCGGATCAGCTGGCGGGGGGAGGGCATCGAGGTCACGGCGCGGCTGCTGAAGGGCGCCGAGCGGGCCGCCGCGTGGCAGGCCGTACTGAAGTTCTGGCCGCCGTACGCGACGTACCAGGCCAGGGTGGAGCGGGAGATCCGGCTCTTCCGGCTGGAGGAGCGGCGAAGCCGCTGA
- a CDS encoding TetR family transcriptional regulator: protein MTGQVRTVDGRVAGRRGQATRQKLLDCLSEMLSSSPYRDVKVIDVARKAGTSPATFYQYFPDVEGAVLEIAEEMAKEGAGLTELVSGRSWVGKAGWATSEELVEGFLDFWRKNDAILRVVDLGAAEGDKRFYKIRMKILNSVTNSLTDTVKELQAKGKVDKDISPAAMAGSLVAMLAAVASHQKGFQTWGVKQNELRPNLALLVHLGITGKKPTR from the coding sequence ATGACAGGACAAGTACGCACCGTCGACGGCCGCGTGGCCGGACGACGCGGTCAGGCGACGCGGCAGAAGCTGCTCGACTGCCTCAGCGAGATGCTCAGCTCCTCGCCCTACCGCGACGTCAAAGTCATCGATGTGGCCCGGAAGGCGGGGACTTCACCCGCGACGTTCTACCAGTACTTCCCCGATGTGGAGGGCGCCGTCCTCGAAATCGCGGAAGAAATGGCCAAGGAGGGTGCCGGGTTGACCGAACTCGTCTCCGGCCGCTCCTGGGTCGGCAAGGCGGGCTGGGCGACCTCCGAGGAACTCGTCGAGGGCTTCCTCGACTTCTGGCGCAAAAACGACGCCATCCTGCGTGTCGTCGATCTCGGTGCGGCCGAGGGCGACAAGCGTTTCTACAAGATCCGCATGAAGATCCTGAACTCGGTCACCAACTCCCTTACGGACACGGTGAAGGAGCTCCAGGCCAAGGGCAAGGTCGACAAGGACATCAGCCCCGCCGCGATGGCCGGCTCGCTCGTGGCCATGCTGGCGGCGGTCGCCTCGCACCAGAAGGGTTTCCAGACCTGGGGTGTGAAGCAGAACGAACTCAGGCCCAATCTGGCCCTGTTGGTGCACCTGGGCATCACCGGCAAGAAGCCGACGAGGTAA
- a CDS encoding PQQ-binding-like beta-propeller repeat protein — protein MEQLTQHDPRRIGPFEVLARLGAGGMGLVYLARSASGRRVAIKTVRTELAEDQLFRVRFTREVEAARAVSGFYTAAVVDADPRAAVPWLATAYVPAPSLEEIVNECGPMPAQAVRWLAAGIAEALQSIHGAGLVHRDLKPSNVLVVEDGPRVIDFGIASGVSNTRLTMTNVAVGTPAYMSPEQARDSRSVTGASDIFSLGSTLVFAATGHAPFHGANPVETVFMLLREGPDVEGLPDELRPLIESCMQMEAVRRPSPADLQAQLSPHLFASGEDDSGTASAWLPARATAMIEQRRGGRPALPSTPSAPPARQHATPPRPPGPPPFAPVASRSDAPVSSPSPSPASAYADGRAPQGAHAGHAAQGAQGGRGAHAAQAGAHASVRLPGSKVPIGPGPRVADARGSGHAGHAPGEQATGWIRPPAGVSAPAHGTDAATGVVAPPVGAPPPPAVPPPAQSADGAGPSGGWRPWRFRMSNDVWGTPAVAGDLVYVTSFEVHALDVASGRRQFKTRDVAWAMAVAGGRIHASDGPTLYALDATDGQERWRLQTDAWVYSLKADRGTVVTGTRGGGIQAWEASNGQKLWELTGAQSDFETPEAGPAVHDDTVYVWKDARLRALDSRSGVERWSYPIGDAASCGGVPLRLTSAPDGCVYVAAGTRVLAIDAAGGHVRWHFEAPAVFLSPPAFAPGPAVTGGGVYLADYLGTVYALDAATGKDRWRIATESRQSIEPVLVAAGNVHVGSGSALYTLDAVTGTPKWRFAAGGDVVGAPVVSDGRVHFGSADHCLYTLDASGGQLRWKLATGGEITGSPVAQGGVVYACSKDRCVYALDAVKGTATGRSSGTRA, from the coding sequence ATGGAGCAGCTGACGCAGCACGACCCGCGGCGTATCGGCCCGTTCGAGGTGCTGGCACGGCTCGGGGCCGGCGGCATGGGGCTGGTCTATCTCGCGCGGTCGGCGTCGGGCCGCCGCGTGGCGATCAAGACGGTACGGACCGAACTCGCCGAGGACCAGCTGTTCCGCGTCCGCTTCACGCGTGAGGTGGAGGCCGCCCGGGCGGTCAGCGGGTTCTACACGGCCGCCGTCGTGGACGCCGATCCGCGGGCGGCGGTGCCGTGGCTGGCCACGGCGTACGTACCCGCGCCCTCCCTCGAAGAAATAGTGAATGAATGCGGGCCGATGCCGGCCCAGGCGGTGCGCTGGCTGGCGGCGGGGATCGCCGAGGCGCTCCAGTCCATCCACGGGGCGGGCCTGGTCCACCGCGACCTCAAGCCGTCGAATGTCCTGGTGGTGGAGGACGGGCCGCGCGTCATCGACTTCGGCATCGCGTCGGGCGTCTCCAACACACGGCTGACCATGACCAACGTCGCCGTCGGTACGCCCGCCTACATGTCGCCCGAGCAGGCGCGCGACTCGCGCAGCGTGACGGGTGCCAGCGACATCTTCTCGCTCGGTTCCACGCTCGTCTTCGCGGCCACCGGACACGCGCCCTTCCACGGCGCGAACCCGGTCGAGACGGTCTTCATGCTGCTGCGGGAAGGCCCCGACGTCGAGGGGCTGCCCGACGAGCTGCGCCCGCTGATCGAGTCGTGCATGCAGATGGAAGCGGTACGGCGGCCCAGCCCGGCCGACCTCCAGGCGCAGCTCTCACCGCACCTCTTCGCCTCCGGCGAGGACGACAGCGGTACGGCGTCCGCCTGGCTGCCCGCCCGGGCCACCGCGATGATCGAGCAGCGGCGGGGCGGCCGTCCGGCGCTCCCGAGCACGCCGAGTGCGCCGCCGGCCCGGCAGCACGCCACGCCGCCGAGGCCGCCCGGCCCGCCGCCGTTCGCCCCGGTGGCGTCCCGGTCGGACGCCCCGGTTTCGTCCCCGTCCCCCTCACCGGCCTCGGCGTACGCGGACGGGCGGGCGCCGCAGGGCGCGCACGCCGGTCACGCGGCGCAGGGCGCGCAGGGCGGGCGCGGCGCCCACGCCGCGCAGGCCGGCGCCCATGCCTCCGTGCGGCTGCCCGGCTCCAAGGTGCCGATCGGCCCGGGTCCGCGCGTGGCCGATGCCCGGGGCTCCGGTCACGCCGGTCACGCGCCGGGCGAGCAGGCCACGGGGTGGATCAGGCCGCCGGCCGGAGTGAGCGCCCCGGCGCACGGCACGGACGCCGCCACCGGCGTCGTGGCGCCGCCCGTGGGGGCCCCGCCGCCCCCGGCCGTTCCGCCACCCGCGCAGTCCGCCGACGGCGCGGGGCCTTCCGGGGGATGGCGGCCGTGGCGGTTCCGCATGTCCAACGACGTGTGGGGAACGCCGGCCGTGGCGGGCGATCTCGTCTACGTCACCTCCTTCGAGGTGCACGCCCTGGACGTGGCCAGCGGACGGCGGCAGTTCAAGACCCGAGACGTCGCCTGGGCGATGGCGGTCGCGGGCGGTCGTATCCACGCCTCCGACGGCCCCACGCTGTACGCCCTCGACGCCACCGACGGCCAGGAGCGCTGGCGGCTCCAGACCGACGCCTGGGTGTACTCCCTCAAGGCCGACCGCGGCACGGTGGTGACCGGCACGCGGGGCGGCGGCATCCAGGCGTGGGAGGCGTCCAACGGGCAGAAGCTGTGGGAACTCACCGGCGCGCAGAGCGACTTCGAGACCCCGGAGGCCGGTCCGGCCGTACACGACGACACGGTGTACGTGTGGAAGGACGCGCGGCTGCGCGCCCTGGACTCCCGCAGTGGCGTCGAGCGCTGGTCGTACCCGATCGGCGACGCGGCGTCGTGCGGGGGAGTCCCGCTGCGGCTGACGTCGGCGCCGGACGGCTGCGTGTACGTCGCCGCCGGGACGCGCGTCCTGGCGATCGACGCCGCCGGCGGTCATGTGCGGTGGCACTTCGAGGCTCCCGCGGTGTTCCTGAGCCCGCCCGCGTTCGCGCCGGGGCCGGCCGTCACGGGCGGTGGCGTCTACCTGGCCGACTACCTCGGCACGGTGTACGCCCTGGACGCCGCCACGGGCAAGGACCGGTGGCGTATCGCCACGGAGTCCCGCCAGTCCATCGAGCCGGTCCTGGTCGCGGCGGGCAACGTCCACGTGGGCAGCGGCAGCGCGCTCTACACCCTGGACGCGGTGACCGGCACCCCGAAGTGGCGCTTCGCGGCGGGCGGCGACGTCGTCGGCGCGCCGGTCGTCTCCGACGGCCGCGTCCACTTCGGCTCGGCCGACCACTGCCTCTACACGCTGGACGCGAGCGGCGGGCAACTGCGCTGGAAGCTGGCGACGGGCGGCGAGATCACCGGTTCACCGGTGGCACAGGGGGGTGTCGTGTACGCGTGCAGCAAGGACCGGTGCGTGTACGCCCTGGACGCGGTGAAGGGCACGGCGACCGGCCGCTCCTCGGGAACGCGCGCCTGA
- a CDS encoding enoyl-CoA hydratase/isomerase family protein — protein MSAGGGDGADGVRVEGVRVERDKETGVAVVTLDRPERLNAIDLGTAARLAAVWRALRFDESVRAVVLTGAGDRAFCTGIDRGAEVPQPPSPYSVDDPLLSIGPKANDLWKPVITAVRGMACGGAFYLLGEAEFVVAAEDATFFDPHTTYGMVSAYETVFMAQRMPCGEVARMALMGTAERLSARRAYETGLVSEVVPSGEEVAAAVRAAEVIASHPTAAVQGTVRAVWAATEGARGRALAQAPQLVALGNLPPDRQAELFAARRPGFRTR, from the coding sequence GTGAGCGCCGGTGGCGGAGACGGCGCCGACGGCGTTCGCGTCGAAGGCGTTCGCGTCGAACGGGACAAGGAGACCGGCGTCGCGGTGGTCACGCTCGACCGCCCGGAGCGGCTTAACGCCATCGACCTGGGCACGGCGGCCCGGCTGGCCGCCGTATGGCGCGCGTTGCGGTTCGACGAGAGCGTACGGGCCGTCGTGCTCACCGGCGCCGGGGACCGGGCCTTCTGCACCGGCATCGACCGGGGGGCCGAAGTGCCGCAGCCCCCCTCGCCGTACTCCGTCGACGATCCCCTCCTGTCCATCGGCCCGAAGGCGAATGACCTGTGGAAACCGGTGATCACGGCGGTACGGGGAATGGCGTGCGGCGGGGCGTTCTACCTGCTGGGGGAGGCCGAGTTCGTCGTCGCCGCCGAGGATGCGACGTTCTTCGATCCGCATACGACGTACGGGATGGTCAGCGCGTACGAGACGGTCTTCATGGCGCAGCGGATGCCGTGCGGTGAGGTCGCCCGGATGGCGCTCATGGGGACGGCGGAACGGCTGTCGGCGCGGCGCGCGTACGAGACGGGCCTGGTGTCGGAGGTCGTGCCGAGCGGCGAGGAGGTCGCGGCGGCCGTGCGGGCGGCCGAAGTGATCGCCTCGCATCCGACGGCGGCCGTGCAGGGCACCGTGCGGGCGGTGTGGGCGGCCACGGAGGGGGCGCGCGGCCGGGCGCTGGCGCAGGCGCCGCAACTGGTGGCACTCGGCAATCTGCCACCGGACCGGCAGGCGGAGCTGTTCGCCGCCCGCCGGCCCGGATTCCGTACCCGCTAG